The Plasmodium vivax chromosome 12, whole genome shotgun sequence genomic interval GTGAGGAAGttaccattttgttaaaaattaaagaaattttgaaaaatatagagGAGTCCCTATTGCCCATGTGCTTTTAACGCGTCGGTGCGTAGGGCACACAGTGCGCATAGGGTGTATATGCACACGCTCATTTGTAaagctttttctttttttttttttttgttttgttaagtcgattttgtaaaatgaacACTTGCTCATATGTTGCGTCGTCACACTTCATAGCGTGACACCTTTTAACAGCTCTTAAATCTTAAAAATTAGagtttacttaaaaaatgaaaaaaaaaaaagatgatatATATCTGCAAAGTGAGCGacggaggaacaaaaaattaaaaaggggccgTAAAAACTAAAACAAAGAAGCAATTCATCAAGGATATGTATTAttgtgaacaaaaaaaaaaaaggaaatcaaaACAAACTACACTTTCTCAAAATTGTTGTCTTTTGATATTTTCACTTGatatcaaaatgaaaagagggCGAGCGCGCACATACACATTTGCGTGTGTAACTTATGCTTATACGAACGCTCCTTGAAACAAATTaaagcgaagggggggaataaaCAAACGGGGCGACATCACCACGAAGGGAAACTCCTCTTAAAGGtattttacgtaaaaaaaaaaaaaaaaaatggggatcCGTTCTGTTAAGAGACGCATTTAATGCTCAAATCGATGATGCCAATTATGTTCTTCTGCtcgtgggaaaaaaagaaaaataatgtagCGTTACAAAAGGGGTGCGTTTGCAGTTGCGTCAGATGGATGTGTAGCACATGGCTGGGAGGAGGTCGTTCTTTCCAAACAGTCCACTGCAAAGACATGCACTTGTACTGCCAAAGAATATCAGTTCGCATGGAAACAAAGTAAAGCACATTCCAATggcgctgttttttttttttccccttttgattACCTTTTCATCCATTAGGGAGAAATTTCCGTTCGTGTTGCTATTCGAGGGAGGGGATGCGAATGGTTATGAATCTGCCGTTTTGCTCATTTCGTGGGCACACACATTAGGGGTACACTTCTATAAGTGCACGTGATGCGGGAACCGCTTCGTGTGGTTACCTTATCCGTAATACGCTCCTGGCGAGGaagtaatttttcttcttctttttgaaCAGTTCCACGTAAATTTTGGCGTTGTCCTGTGGGTGGGGggtgcgcaaaaaaaggggttcaGTTCGTTCGCACGTTTCGCCTGAGGGGTTGcactttttcgttttttcctctgGCGCGGCAATAAACGAGCAGTCGGCCGCCCATTTTTCTAAAGGATTACCATGTCGGACACATTCAGGATAATGTACTCCAGGTAGAAAATTTTGTCCCTGACGATTTTCTGGCACTTGGTGTTGTTTCGCCtggcgaggggggaaaaacgcgTAGCAGCGTGGGTGAGATGCATAGGCATAGCAACATGGGCGTTACCGCAAAGCTTCGCACACATGATTATGCAATCCGCTGACCGAGTCGAGACCTACCTGACGTACAGAATGTTCAGGTCCTTATTTTTGACGAAGCAGCTGACGAAGTACTCAATGGAGGGGTCCACCTTGACGTGGGAGCAGAATTTTATATCCTTTATGAAGATGAGCAGGcactttttggaaaaactggcctgcgtttttttctccttgaTTTTGCAAATGTCCTTCATGTATTCATTTAGGTTGTTTAATCGTAAGGAGGGTTTCCAGAGGGGCTCTTCTTCcggctttccttttttcctaaGGAGCAGACTTTCGTGCGAGAGGAATTTTATATCATCCGGCGAGTGGTCATTCAGGAAGGACAGCTTAAACTTTACGTATTTCAATTTGTACTCCCGCTTGATGTTGACTAGCAGTTGGGACGCGACGATGAACAGGTCGTGGTAGGAGAAGTCTTTCTTCAGCACGGCGACTGCCTTTCCGAGGCAGTAGGTTAGGAGGCCTGCGTGTAAGTGCGTTTGTAAGTGCGTAAGTAGGTATACGTGTGAGTAAGTGCGGACGTGCGTGTGTATGTGCGTATGCATGGGCTAATTTGCGCGTGGCGTTTTGCACATTTGACTCCTCCGGAAGGCATGCGCCCCATCACGCCCATGCTCAGATGTGTACAGATGACTGTGCGCTACCCCCTTTGCGCGACTATCACCTACCTCTAACCCTATTTTTGATGAGGAGCTCAAAGTCTCCCCGGTCCCTGACGTcaggggagaagaagaagatggaGGGGACCAGGACATCCTTTGcattttgcttcctctcctcctcctgtttATACAAATCGTGGGAGAGGGGCTTCCTCAAATTTTCGACGTAAATGGGTTCCACGTGTCGATCTCTTATCTTTCCAAAGGTTCTTAGAGAATAGACGTGCTTCTTATTTGTGCTCAttaaatgaacatttttggaaatttcACTGGAGTGAATGCTCTTGTTATACGTGATGGAGGTACAGGTGGGGACAAAATAGGAAGTATAGGTGGTGTCAAAAATGATGCACATTTGTTTGCCTCCCTgtaactttttaattatattaaaaacttCATTTGAATagatgtaattatttttcgagTGATCCTCTGGCAGTAATGCAAAGTTATTATTCTGTGAGAATTTTGAATCAATTATTTTGATGGAATATCcgcagaaataaaaaaataaaatatctcCATTATTCGAATTGACCACAAATTCGTAGAGGTTATTAATGATGTTACTTTTGTTAGCCTTTTGAGCGACGAAGTTTCGGTAGCAAAGGTTGCAATCATTTAGAAGTGTCAATTCATTAAATTTGAATGTCCCTACTAAATGTTCGCACATTTCCAGGGTGTCATTTACACATCCTTCCAGCAGCCCATTGTAATTTAGTGTAACGAGGAgagccttcttcttccccacgTTGGGGGGTTCTTCCTCGTACAGCGAATATCTGCTTTCTCCGTTCTTCACgtaggaatttttttcttcttccttttcgaatACGTTTTTCTCGCACAAGTCGAAATGCACGTtgtcttttttccttccggGGTCGTTCACCCGGGTTTGTTTAGCATGCAACTGATTGGGGTATTGCTTATTTGTTGCGGGATATTCCTTATTGGTTGCGGGGCATGCCATATTTGCTGTAGCGCATGCCTTATTTGTGGTGAAATTTTTACCGGTGTCAACTtcgagggggggggcagcaaaacCGATTCGGCTGTTCCCTTTTATCAGTTGGCTCTTCTCATCACTGGGGGGAGCGGTAACGGTGGCGTTGTTGCCCGTTTCGTTGTTGCCCGTTTCGTTGTTGCCCGATTCGTTCGAAATGTCCCTGCTTGGCTGCGGCTTGGGTGGGCTCTTCGCGCTGGCCAGATAGTCAACACTAGTTAGGCAGCCCCCCGAAGCAAGGCCGGCGGCACTATGCACCCCCTGCGCGTCACCGCTTGTGTTCTCATTGCAGAGGAAGGACGAGAGGTACGAATTTTTCATCGTGTAGTAGGATTCCGCCTGATCCGAGCGACTTCGCTCCGAGGTGCcatcccccatttgggccTTCTTATCGAGCTTATTCTTATACTTCTTTAGCTGCTCAaatagttttttatttttggttAAACTGTTAATGCATTTTAGGCAGGTGTTTAATTCTTCGTAGACCTTCGACTTTAGCTGCAGTATTTGATCAATATCGTagtgcacattttttggacttttttttttttttcccaattttttttttttctccttttttagcGATATGTTATGTGCGTCTGCActttggggggaagaatGTTCCCCCCCATCGGCCTGCCTCTTCACAGAAGCAGCGTCGTGATAGTTCGCTTTAACATTTAGAGGGGCATACGCTTTGTCCTCCGCAGAGGCGATGGACTTTATGTACTCATTGTGATTCTCATTGGTGTTCCCCAcgacaaatttatttatttcctttttggtgaAGCTTGGAAGGTGGGAAAGTTTTACGTGCTCTAAATTACTTCTAACCTTGTCTGCCAAGTCCTCCTCGCTTCTCACATTGTGCAATTTGTTCAGCATACTGACGATGTGTGCGTTGCCATCAATTAGGTTTACATTACCCTGGACGGTTGGCCCCTCTCGGTTAGCCCTGTTTAGCAGTTTAACAATTGGGTTTTCTTTATCGCTTGAGAATGGAAGCGATTCGAatgccttttcatttttgtacataAAATGGTGCATCGTATTGGAGATGCTGTTCTTCCTACCATTCGCATGATGTTCTTGTTTTTTCTGCTCATAGAgaaatttattcaaaatgcaCTGCCTCATTAAATGCTTCGCGTTTTCGTTAATTCCGCTGCTGCCATCATTTGCGAATAGGTTTGGGCTACTTATAACtccatgttttttttcaagttcACGTAAGCGGTGTGCGTTGTTCATTAGGTAGTCATCACTAGGGTTGAAATGTTGGTAGGGTTTAAAGGCATCCTGGTTTGAcatcccccatttggcatTCTCTCTAATGTTCATTTCGCCGAAAGGGTTGCTTTTCGAGGTGAGGTTGCCCTGTCCGTGCTGGCCAATGAGTAAACCCTCTTTATTACCTGCATGGTCATAATTACTGTTGCTCGTtttgaatatattatttatgtacttATTTACATTCACAAACTCCAGGTTggtatcatttttgttttgcgttccgttttcattttttattcctacTAAAATTTTGGACACTTTATCTGAGCTGTTAATGAAGTTGTTTTGTATCACTGTGCTGTAGTTGTATATATTCTGTTTGCTGCTATTCCTGTCGTGGTcgcttataatttttatggaGTTGTTGTCCGTGGCGATGGATTTCCTATATGCATTGTTCATCTGTTCTTTGAACACTTGGTTTACCTTTTCGGTGGTATCGCTCGCGGCGTGCGCCACATTGTTGTGGGGTCTCATTATCGgttcccccttggggggtTCGTTTTTTACAATCGCCGTGTTGGAGTGGCTGTTCGGGTGGGTGGCCTTCGTGGAACGAGGCTGCTTCGGTTCATTTGTTGCGTTCTTATTTTGGGCCAATTCGACTgcgctattttttccccactggTGTTGCTTACTGTTGAGGGGCACATTAGGGGGAGCTCCTCCTTTCGCACTGCCGATGGGCACATTTGGCGAATCTCCGCCTTTTGCACTGTCCTTGGATAGGTCCAAATGGGGAACGTGGCCGAGATGGGGGCCCTCTTGCGGCGCTGCCTTTCTTTGCGGATCATTATTAGCGCGGTTACTAGTGCGGTTGTTCAAGCAATTATTTGGGCAATTATTTGGGCCATTATTTGAGTCATTATTGGGGCCACCTTGTGGAGCCCTCTTTGGaccctccccatttttctgattcccccctttgtgcgCGAGTCCACCCGTGAACTGATAAATATTGGTGACGATCTTTTCGTGGTACTTGTGCCGGTCGTCCTGGTGGGCATTCTTTTGCGAAACGGCGCTGATTCGCGGGTTTCCACTGGGCGATCCCCCATTGGGAGTTCCCCCACTGGGAGCCCCTCCCTTGTGCGCATAATACAGCTTAGCAAACTGATAATCTCGGCGAAGGGACACTACTTCATTCCCGCTCCTTGCGATAAATGCAGGAGAGGTGTACTTCAAATGATCTGTATTTTTGGCGGAAGCAAAACTGATGTTCGGAAAGGCATTAGCACTGCTACTACTGTAGTTCCATTTGTTATAATCTCGAATGACGCTATCGTTATGTCCACCCGGTAGGTTATATCCTGCGATATTAATCACCCTGTTTTGATTAGAGTTACTATACATCAGGTGAGCATTACTGCATCTAGGGTAGGGTTCGTTAAGTGAGGAATCCCTTGGAGAGGTGGCaaatttatttgcttcaCATTTGGAATCAAAACTATTTTGTGACTTATTAGCACtggatggaaaaataaaattgtaaattttattgaGGGCGTTATTATTTGGTTCTCTTTTCCAACTAGCcgtttcattattatttttttggtatatttttcttccgaAGGACGTGGAACTTACGTTTGTTTTGTTTATGGATGATGAACTTCTTCTTTGTCCTTTCTGGACATTTGGCAGATGGTCATACGAATTAACGGAGGGGGTTAAATTCTTGttggcttccttttttcggttgaaaattttaaaaacgtttttTCTGGACCCGTCTTTTGTGTTTTGCGTCGAATTTAACATATGCAGGGTGGCATACTTCTGTGCGTCGCCACTTAAAATGAAAGAACCGTTATGTAGGGGTCTGCCATTCTGTAAGTCCCTGTTACCATACGGCACGTAGCTCTTCAGCTTAATGTTATTATTGCTGTAGAAGTTAACTGGTTCGCGTGCattcgaaaaaaaggcatggTTGTGGTTGTGGTTATGGCTGTGACTGTGGCTGTGGCCATAGAGATGGCCAGCTGGGTGGTAGCTATTATCGTATGATGAaaatttcccatttgggtgCTTTCCGTTACGGTGATTTTGCACCTGTCTGTTGTACTCATCCAGAACTATTCTGCTGTAGTGCtcgtatatatttttgttaaactgATTAAATATGTTTCTGTTTTCCTTCGCGTCGTGCATTTGGTAGGAGGAGAAGTTGTTCGCCATGTTGGCCATGTTGGCCATGTTTGCTACGTTTGCTATACCTTGGGGGCTATAATTGGGCACGTTGTGCGGTCCGCTCGGAGGGGGGCCGCCCTGCACACGCGCGCTGGCGATGTAGTTCGCAGGGTGGTTAGCGGAGTGACTGCCGCTACAATTGACGTTGCTGTTCAAGGTGCCCTCCTTTCTGTAACCATGGTAACCATGGCGGAGATCGCTCATGCTGTTGCTGTCCTTGGATCTGAAAGCATTTCCATATCGAATCCCCGAAATGGGATGCAAATACTTCTTCGTTGGTATGCTATTATCATTaattgaattttttccatgCTGGTTATTTGTGACCATGAAAGGGGATTTCTTCCTCACATGGGCAGCAGGAATGCCTTCTCGCTTTTCATGTTTGTTCGTACTTTTCACCCCATGCGTTGTGTTGGCCATTCCGTTGCTCTTCGTTCGAAcgtttttattatcattttcgATATCTGCAtaggattaaaaaaaaagaaaaaaaaaaagaaaagaatataaGGGTCTTTACATATAAAAGCGCTATTTGTGCACGTGCGCTGTATGCACAGGGGTGTGTAGGCGTGGAGAACGGCGAACAAGCTGAAGTACATGTAGCAGTGGCATATCCCCCTGAGATAGCAAATGCCATGATGAGTGGACTTCTACTTGCGATTCGGGGGGTTGCTTTGGGGAGCAATTCGCGAAGAGACGCAATTTATGTCGCACGGAGCAATTTGGACACTTCCCTCTCGATTGGAAGGACGtgcaattataaaaattcgaTAATAAATTAGGGTGAGCAtaacaaacggggggagTAGGACAAACATACATGGCAAAAAACAATGAGTCGTATCGCCTCAAAAGAGGAACAGCGCACCCCCTATCATTTCTTCCAAGttgtacacacacatacacgcAGTCAAAATTTTCGAATGGACACATAAAAAAGACGGatgataaaaatgggggCAATTAAACTGTCACTATGTATTAGCCATAAAATGAAGATTACcccgagggggaaaatgctCACGAAACATTCTAAcgaagcacaaaaaaaaaaacatatttgtgtaaaaaaatgtcccAGTTTGCAACCATTTcgtgcaataaaaaaaaattcccaaagGTATAACatttaatgcaaaaaaaaaaaaaaaaaaaaaaaaaagatgatacACATAGCAGTTAACGTAGGGGGTATCCTCTTGGCAAACTTGCGCACGTATGTTTGTgcgtatatgtatgcactcGTGAATACGTAAAATGTACGTTAACGCGTTGGAAGGTGGCATGGGCAGGGGGGACAAACTGGTTTTGCATTAATGGAAGGCGCATCAAAAATGGGAGTGAtgtcaaaaaagaaaagacaaATGATTAAATGTgactgaaaaaaatagacaccacgcatatgcatacgtatacgCCACATCCGCATATGTTCCATGTGTATAATAAATGCATGCAGATATACGCCGACGTTTGGGCGCCCTGGACAGATTTAAAAGCAACAATTTAAAGCTGCTCTTCAGACAACTGCTCCCCATCTGTCAGCAACACGCATAAGGTGTACACATACGGGTATACACACAGGGGTAAACACACAGGGGTATGCACATAGGGGTGTACACATACAGGCGTACGCATACATGCTGCGGAAGTCACCTCCGAGTTTTACCTTTTATCAGTATTCTTCCCCTGGAGTCGCACGATATGTTGGCCGTAGAAGTGTCATAATCTTCATCCCCCAGTTGCTTGTTCTGTTTGTATATGTTAATGTTTTCATATGAGCTGTACAGTGGAGAATAGGTGTTTGCGTTATTCATTTTGGTTCGAGGGAGTCATGCGGTGGTCGGCTCGGTGGGTCAGCTCGTTGGGTCAGCGGGGGGGTGTCATGCGAGTCATTCGCGTGATAGCTTCGCGAGGCTGCTTCGCAAGCGAAATTCATGTGCGCAAATCCTCCCgattaacagaaaaaattcaCACAAACGGTTGGCAcagttgcgaaaaaaaaattctgacaATTCGCGCAATTCGCCTAATTTGCCTATTTCGCCTAATTGGCACagttttttcaattttttcaatttgtgAACGCGCACAGCACAATCATCAGCTCAGTTCACGCAATTTCCAGCAGGCACGTAAACTTCGCCCAGTTTGCTCCAACGGCCGTGCGGAATtttcatttggaaaaaaaattcatttccAACGGTGGaactttttacaaaaatgtatgcgTGTGTTTTCACCGCGCCGGATATTTCATCAGTGGGGGAAATATAACTTCACGTGAGCAATATGatgcatttttgttttttttttctaaaaatacgcagaaaaaataaccaaaaaaaaaacagttacTGTATAACTCGCTTAACTTTACTGCgtatttttagaaaaaaaaaaaaaggcgtacaTTTACGCATAAAAGAGTGGAATAAACAGAATTTAAGTGGGGGAAATGGCGGAATGCATCACAGCGTGGCGAATTGCGgagaagtggcaaaaaataacagtGCGCGGTATATTTCGTGATGCATATGTAGGCCTATTTTTTGCCGTCAAAACGCATGAAAAAAGTGGgtgtcattttttaacatgtgcgtttttgcatatacatatgcgcaACTGTTTGAGGAGGTAAAATTTTGCTTGGACGTACCTTCCTACATTCCATTTTGTAGAAACATGCTAAACGTTGAAGGCTGCACATGGCCATTTCGGGTAAATGTGCGCTTCTGAAAGTGACATTGTAAAATTGTGGGGGTGACAACTATAAATGAAAGagtgaaaggggaaaaaatgctgcatatatgtaaaaaacaAACCGGGGGAGGTAAAAAGTGGCATCTATGTGTGCAAGTCAATCAGGTTGCGCTGTTTTatgcattttccttttttgaaagaaaaaaaaaaaatggaacttCACTGAAATGTTCGAAGGAATATAAAGCAGTGCATATGTTGGTGTGCACGGGTTAGCAAAGGTAGGAAATGAAGAACTGTGAGgagtgaagcaaaaaaaaaacactttttaCCATTGGAATTCCACATTTGTAAATGTTTAAACTGCCTTCCGATTTGGGGGcaagttttattttcccctttgaagGAAAATCacaaaccttttttttcccttgttcCGCTTtgttaaaagaatttaattATGTGCGTACCCACGAATGTACGCATTTATGTCACGTGGAAAATTCTACTAATTTATAGGCTTCAGGCAAAGGGATTTACGGGCGCATATACATGCACGAACGTCAGTGGGCATGTACGCAGAGGTGGAGAGGTAGGCAGATATGTGCCAGTGCTCATACAGACGCACAACACTGTCGTGAACGGGGCTTACAAATCACTCCCTTTAGAACGGCTCAAAAATTACGCTCCCGTTGCTACAGTTCACTCATTTGGttaactttttatttgtgtaaCTGCGCTTGGCGTGTTCAATGGGGTGTGGCACAGCATGTTGCCACAGTTTCGCCACATCATCGCACCGCAGGAGGGTCCCCATT includes:
- a CDS encoding metacaspase 2, putative (encoded by transcript PVX_118575A); this encodes MNNANTYSPLYSSYENINIYKQNKQLGDEDYDTSTANISCDSRGRILIKDIENDNKNVRTKSNGMANTTHGVKSTNKHEKREGIPAAHVRKKSPFMVTNNQHGKNSINDNSIPTKKYLHPISGIRYGNAFRSKDSNSMSDLRHGYHGYRKEGTLNSNVNCSGSHSANHPANYIASARVQGGPPPSGPHNVPNYSPQGIANVANMANMANMANNFSSYQMHDAKENRNIFNQFNKNIYEHYSRIVLDEYNRQVQNHRNGKHPNGKFSSYDNSYHPAGHLYGHSHSHSHNHNHNHAFFSNAREPVNFYSNNNIKLKSYVPYGNRDLQNGRPLHNGSFILSGDAQKYATLHMLNSTQNTKDGSRKNVFKIFNRKKEANKNLTPSVNSYDHLPNVQKGQRRSSSSINKTNVSSTSFGRKIYQKNNNETASWKREPNNNALNKIYNFIFPSSANKSQNSFDSKCEANKFATSPRDSSLNEPYPRCSNAHLMYSNSNQNRVINIAGYNLPGGHNDSVIRDYNKWNYSSSSANAFPNISFASAKNTDHLKYTSPAFIARSGNEVVSLRRDYQFAKLYYAHKGGAPSGGTPNGGSPSGNPRISAVSQKNAHQDDRHKYHEKIVTNIYQFTGGLAHKGGNQKNGEGPKRAPQGGPNNDSNNGPNNCPNNCLNNRTSNRANNDPQRKAAPQEGPHLGHVPHLDLSKDSAKGGDSPNVPIGSAKGGAPPNVPLNSKQHQWGKNSAVELAQNKNATNEPKQPRSTKATHPNSHSNTAIVKNEPPKGEPIMRPHNNVAHAASDTTEKVNQVFKEQMNNAYRKSIATDNNSIKIISDHDRNSSKQNIYNYSTVIQNNFINSSDKVSKILVGIKNENGTQNKNDTNLEFVNVNKYINNIFKTSNSNYDHAGNKEGLLIGQHGQGNLTSKSNPFGEMNIRENAKWGMSNQDAFKPYQHFNPSDDYLMNNAHRLRELEKKHGVISSPNLFANDGSSGINENAKHLMRQCILNKFLYEQKKQEHHANGRKNSISNTMHHFMYKNEKAFESLPFSSDKENPIVKLLNRANREGPTVQGNVNLIDGNAHIVSMLNKLHNVRSEEDLADKVRSNLEHVKLSHLPSFTKKEINKFVVGNTNENHNEYIKSIASAEDKAYAPLNVKANYHDAASVKRQADGGEHSSPQSADAHNISLKKEKKKKLGKKKKSPKNVHYDIDQILQLKSKVYEELNTCLKCINSLTKNKKLFEQLKKYKNKLDKKAQMGDGTSERSRSDQAESYYTMKNSYLSSFLCNENTSGDAQGVHSAAGLASGGCLTSVDYLASAKSPPKPQPSRDISNESGNNETGNNETGNNATVTAPPSDEKSQLIKGNSRIGFAAPPLEVDTGKNFTTNKACATANMACPATNKEYPATNKQYPNQLHAKQTRVNDPGRKKDNVHFDLCEKNVFEKEEEKNSYVKNGESRYSLYEEEPPNVGKKKALLVTLNYNGLLEGCVNDTLEMCEHLVGTFKFNELTLLNDCNLCYRNFVAQKANKSNIINNLYEFVVNSNNGDILFFYFCGYSIKIIDSKFSQNNNFALLPEDHSKNNYIYSNEVFNIIKKLQGGKQMCIIFDTTYTSYFVPTCTSITYNKSIHSSEISKNVHLMSTNKKHVYSLRTFGKIRDRHVEPIYVENLRKPLSHDLYKQEEERKQNAKDVLVPSIFFFSPDVRDRGDFELLIKNRVRGLLTYCLGKAVAVLKKDFSYHDLFIVASQLLVNIKREYKLKYVKFKLSFLNDHSPDDIKFLSHESLLLRKKGKPEEEPLWKPSLRLNNLNEYMKDICKIKEKKTQASFSKKCLLIFIKDIKFCSHVKVDPSIEYFVSCFVKNKDLNILYVRRNNTKCQKIVRDKIFYLEYIILNVSDMDNAKIYVELFKKKKKNYFLARSVLRISNTNGNFSLMDEKKNIIGIIDLSIKCVS